The genomic interval atttgtttcaATTATAAGCAATTCAATGCTTTCaatagaaaaagaaaagtaTAGATcttaactaagtacataaatactAAATAGTAAACAACataagtaatataaaatcaatctattccacacaaaaaaatcaaaatattcatTTCACAGTAATGTCAagtttgtaatatatattttaaaatctttagtTGGCCTCGTAAAAACGAaggtatttttttctaaattctaaCACTGTTCAACATAAACTTCAAAACATTCTACCACAAAATTTACAAACTTATAACTATTAAAATTTTCCTATTCAACAAGAAGGACATAATGGCTGGAATAAGAACTACCCAGGCCAAATAACATTGGAATCTCAATAGTGAGAAAGCCATGTGTAGACCTGTAGTGCTTATCACTAATGCTGCATAGTGCCCTACCACACTTAACTTCACGCTGCCAAATTGGTCTTTCACTAATTTCAAACAGTGTTAGAATATCAAAGCGTCATAAATCGGGGAAACGTAATGGATCTTCCACATAATCTTCTGGTATAACAAAAAGCTCTTCAGGTATATCATCACGAAAATCAAACTTTTGAAATGTAATTTTTGCAGTGACAGTTGGCAATATTGGTATATCTATTTTCACAGGAAATCCATTCGGCAATTTCATAGCAACAAATTGACGTAGTTTGGCAAAGTGTTTGAAAGGAGCGATCACCTCGAGCACATTCAAGAGCATATCCACACTTAGTGGGAAATCATCACTCATGGCAATTGTCGCTCGAAAATTTCTTGACGACTCTTTGTATACAAGCTCTCTACCCAGACTAGGGTATTGTCCCAGAGGAGAAGATATGTACGACATCCAATCAACATCACAATTCGGTGGGGGGTTCAGGGAGGCTCGTCTCACTGGCTCTCCGTTGGTGTCCAAGTTCTGTGTATTACCTTTAGTCAAGCTTTCTATTATAGCCTTATTTTTCTGCAAATCATCCGTAGACAAATGTTCTCTCCTCTTGCGGGACTCTAAGACGAGTCCTGTGATTGTGTAAATGTCACTTTTGTACAAGCCAGCCACTGTCTCCTTGCGATCCTCACGAAAAATCCAGCCAGACTGAGCTCTTGAAAAGGAAATGCCTTTGGTGGACATCTGAGCGGCTAGAATATCGCTCGACATGAGTATATCTACTTCATCTTCAATCTCATTCTCTGTCTCCTCATACCGCACCTGCTGgtagactttgactttgttatcTAATACTGTCAGAGACTCGCTGGGTGGTTTTTCGCCCTGAAAAATGAAAGATATGTCTCCTCGCTCCCATTTCATATCTGTAAAATCAACCAGAGTAGTATCGAGTCTGATTCCAGATCCTGATTTGTAAATCTTACAAACATCTGATGGCAATATTCTGGAAACTAAAGGAACCCACGAATGGAAGTCCCATTTTAATTCCATGTAGAAGTTTTGTATCTGGGCCAGTGCTCTAATGAGGTCTGGTCGTCTGCACTCCATTTGCTCTCGTGCTTGCTGTTTAAGCTTACGTACCAGCGAAGAGATGGTCTGTCGATCGCCATAGCTGATAGCTTCGGCGAGAGGAGACCAACCAGCAAAATTTTTCACCTTGACGGGCGCGCCATGAGCTAGCAATAACTGCACGCACTCCTTGCGACCCAGCATCACAGCTAGGTGCAAAGCTGTATTCCCATGCTTGTCTTTTCGCGTTACATCGTTGAATCTCAATAATGAAGATAGTTTACGTACGTCGCCGCCGAAAACGCACTCGTGTAGCGGATATGTCTCATCGTCACCGTTACAAATCAAAGTACCCATTTCGCATGGACAGACTTTTTAACTCATCACTGTCAATAGGATATTGGTCATAAATTATAAGTTAAAGGTACACAGATTGATCCTCTAATCAATGAGATAAGATTAGAATGGAGAAGCTAGGTAtcactttttcatttttgtctctaacaaatacataattatgaatatacatttataataaaatttctatagttgtttttgtatttaaaacaaTCAAAATACATAGATCAATCATTTTTTTGTTTAGCAATGTTGTattcaccgaccagaaataaaatgTTGTAATTTGGTGAATAAATTCATTAAACCCAAcactgctttttttttttttttaatttattttacggccctggaccCAACACTGCAATCACAATTGACCACAAACCAATAACATGCAATTGACTTTGAGTTTGATTGACAAATTAATTGAGACCACAGAATAGAATAAGACTTGAGAGCAATAAACGGTGTGACCAGATTTAAATTGAAGATCCTGCTACGAGTGCTAGCTGCTGGGATAAAAGCAGCTAAAACTTAAAGAAATAATCCATGCGTTAAAcacctaaaaaaaaaagtacctatgaGATTAACTATATTTAACTAtatcttgtaaataaatataaaataaaaactcaccaataacaattatttttatttattaccttatcattaaattaatgcaAAAATATATATTCCGTGCTCagaaattaatttaggtaggtTAGTAAGATTGTACAAAACGGAAATGAAAGAAGTCATTTCATCCGAGATGTTTATCTCCCTGTAAAATGTTTAATGACCAAATTATAGGTAcactctgcttttcacttcgattgcgtagaaatgaaacaataataatattttaattattactgtgcgacaaggctatcttggcacgTAGCAAAAATTGGgactgtttatcacattagtaactttatctgtactctctttttagtgtgaatgagaaagcaaacgttcctttttctagattttttactcagtctacggccCATATCCTGCTATAATCGTAGGATCCTGCTGGATCTGGTCACCCTGCCGAACAAAGAGTAAACTACTTACACGAAATTGTCTATTTCTTCATTGATCTGTGGATCTGTGTAAAAATgaggtatttgttctgaggtaaaaataaaagtcaTGTTCGTTTGCTTTTCCTTGTGTGCAAATGTGCGCGGTTCATGCATGCGACAAGGTTATCTTGGCGTGTGGTGAAAATTGAAACTAgccttgtttgaatattttaagatGATTTTAGCACGTTTTAGTTTTAAGCCTTtatcaaagaagttggaagtactactacgtagtactTCTATATATCGACATAGGTGTATTCCTATGTCCATGGCCTTTAtgctttgttctccaacagcgcccccctgtcaatgtcattcaagtgccaagagagccttgttgcactgtaaACCAAGTATCCAACCTGTGTATCCAACCCAGGTACAgaaggtaatcattcatccaaggtatTTGCAATGAACTATTCTTATCTGAACTCACCTTTCCTCCATGGCTTAAACTTGGAGCAAACGAACTGTTTTCAATCTGTGTCAGtaccaaagaatttctaagtactgcATCGTAGTACAacttcctatgtcgatggtcaGTACCTAGTATatacctcctatgtcgatggtatATAGTGATCTCGGTGATCTCTGTGATCtgtgtttaattttcaaaaggaaatcgtattactttactctatgagcAAATCTTGAAGTCTACGGTCTGAGGTCTCCGTCTTTTATGTGGTCTCCGTTATTTATTATCAAAGTGGAAAAAGAAGTCGATTACGTGCAGaagaatataatttaattttttacactgAATTTGGAAATCAAGTCCGAAGAGCAGTTAAATTTGcttaaacaataaattattgttcCGGATGTATTTGAAGATTACTTTGCAACTGCTAGACATCGATGCTGTTAGCTCAAtcgtaaataaattatattagccGGATTGATGCATTAAAATTactgtaaataaaattacggagttatgtgcaattagtgttcttttatattattttgatagtTGTGAAGGATCTAATTACAATGCATTAAAATCGTAAAACAGAACCGGTGGTagacgtttttttttctttcctaTGCTCTGAACTTATGAACATTTATCTTGTGATTAAAAACTGAACCTGCTATAAAAAGTGCCTGAAGCATACACCAAGACAACATGT from Maniola hyperantus chromosome 4, iAphHyp1.2, whole genome shotgun sequence carries:
- the LOC117997091 gene encoding ankyrin repeat domain-containing protein 13C produces the protein MGTLICNGDDETYPLHECVFGGDVRKLSSLLRFNDVTRKDKHGNTALHLAVMLGRKECVQLLLAHGAPVKVKNFAGWSPLAEAISYGDRQTISSLVRKLKQQAREQMECRRPDLIRALAQIQNFYMELKWDFHSWVPLVSRILPSDVCKIYKSGSGIRLDTTLVDFTDMKWERGDISFIFQGEKPPSESLTVLDNKVKVYQQVRYEETENEIEDEVDILMSSDILAAQMSTKGISFSRAQSGWIFREDRKETVAGLYKSDIYTITGLVLESRKRREHLSTDDLQKNKAIIESLTKGNTQNLDTNGEPVRRASLNPPPNCDVDWMSYISSPLGQYPSLGRELVYKESSRNFRATIAMSDDFPLSVDMLLNVLEVIAPFKHFAKLRQFVAMKLPNGFPVKIDIPILPTVTAKITFQKFDFRDDIPEELFVIPEDYVEDPLRFPDL